One window from the genome of Poecilia reticulata strain Guanapo linkage group LG9, Guppy_female_1.0+MT, whole genome shotgun sequence encodes:
- the upb1 gene encoding beta-ureidopropionase, whose protein sequence is MSACEFESLEKSLESHLPEAELAEVKRILFGRDTPKLALPSCAVGAAAERQFELKGYKFDAAQEQLRPPRRVRVGLVQHRIALPTDAPILDQVGAMHSRIGEIVEVAAMCGVNIICFQETWTMPFAFCTREKEPWTEFAESAEEGNTTRFCQELAKKYNMVVISPILEREELHSTLWNTAVVISNSGNVLGKSRKNHIPRVGDFNESTYYMEGDTGHTVFQTQFGKLAVNICYGRHHPLNWFMYSMNGAEIIFNPSATVGALSEPMWPIEARNAAIANHCFTCAINRVGTEHFKSEFTSGDGKKAHHDFGHFYGSSYVAGPDGSRTPGLSRTRDGLLVVELDLNLNRQVSDKWSFKMTGRYAEYAEKLGEAVRPDFKPKIIKE, encoded by the exons ATGTCCGCATGTGAGTTTGAGTCGCTGGAGAAATCTCTGGAGTCCCACCTTCCGGAGGCCGAGCTGGCGGAAGTGAAACGTATCCTGTTCGGGAGAGACACACC aaagtTGGCTCTCCCATCCTGCGCTGTGGGAGCTGCAGCCGAGCGCCAGTTTGAGCTGAAAGGCTACAAGTTTGACGCGGCGCAGGAGCAGCTGAGGCCGCCCAGAAGAGTCCGAGTGGGCCTGGTTCAGCACCGCATCGCCCTGCCCACCGACGCCCCGATCCTGGACCAG GTCGGCGCCATGCACAGTCGCATCGGGGAAATCGTGGAGGTAGCCGCCATGTGTGGCGTTAACATCATCTGCTTCCAGGAGACCTGGA CCATGCCGTTTGCTTTCTGCACCCGGGAGAAAGAGCCGTGGACGGAGTTTGCAGAGTCTGCAGAGGAAGGGAACACCACTCGGTTCTGCCAGGAG CTGGCCAAAAAATACAACATGGTGGTTATCTCCCCAATTCTTGAGCGAGAGGAGCTGCACAGCACTTTGTGGAACACAGCAGTGGTGATCTCCAACTCAGGAAACGTGCTGGGAAAGAGTCGGAAGAACCACATTCCCAGGGTTGGAGACTTTAATGAg TCCACGTACTACATGGAGGGCGACACGGGCCACACGGTGTTCCAGACGCAGTTTGGGAAGCTCGCTGTGAACATCTGCTACGGGCGTCACCACCCACTCAACTGGTTCATGTATAGCATGAACGGAGCGGAGATCATCTTCAACCCCTCTGCCACCGTTGGAGCTCTCAG TGAGCCCATGTGGCCAATCGAGGCCAGGAACGCAGCGATAGCCAATCACTGCTTTACGTGTGCCATCAACCGTGTTGGGACG GAACACTTCAAAAGTGAATTCACATCTGGGGATGGAAAGAAAG CTCACCATGACTTTGGTCACTTCTATGGGTCCAGTTATGTGGCTGGTCCTGACGGCAGTCGCACCCCAGGCCTCTCCAGGACCCGTGACGGTCTGCTGGTGGTGGAGCTGGATCTGAATCTCAACAGACAAGTCAGCGACAAATGGAGCTTTAAG ATGACTGGGCGGTATGCAGAGTACGCAGAAAAACTGGGAGAGGCTGTAAGACCTGACTTTAAACCCAAAATAATAAAGGAGTAG
- the c8h22orf15 gene encoding uncharacterized protein C22orf15 isoform X2 has product MFVTVLFGDGRMEMLNLNCKLVNFIHHLKEKCGLDFKERVELMDSGGRVMNLEPLQHSGAPASSVLAARRLYVLLRVCRSEELGGCRYVSLLNNTKSHPEFTELLKKLSNPNKETERKVRRARTQRSKNISTVRNKKS; this is encoded by the exons ATGTTTGTCACTGTCCTGTTTGGAG ACGGCAGGATGGAAATGTTAAACCTAAACTGTAAACTGGTCAACTTCATTCATCACCTGAAGGAAAAGTGTGGTCTGGACTTCAAAG AGCGCGTGGAGCTGATGGACAGCGGGGGCCGCGTGATGAACCTGGAGCCGCTGCAGCACAGCGGGGCCCCGGCCAGCAGCGTGCTGGCAGCCAGGCGGCTCTACGTCCTCCTGCGGGTCTGCC GAAGTGAAGAATTGGGGGGTTGCAGATATGTCTCTCTCCTGAACAACACCAAGAGCCACCCTGAGTTTACAG aactGCTGAAGAAACTATCAAATCCCAACaaggagacagagagaaaggTCAGAAGAGCGCGGACACAAAGGAGTAAAAACATCTCAACTGTCAGGAATAAGAAATCTTGA
- the c8h22orf15 gene encoding uncharacterized protein C22orf15 isoform X1, protein MFVTVLFGDGRMEMLNLNCKLVNFIHHLKEKCGLDFKERVELMDSGGRVMNLEPLQHSGAPASSVLAARRLYVLLRVCQGSEELGGCRYVSLLNNTKSHPEFTELLKKLSNPNKETERKVRRARTQRSKNISTVRNKKS, encoded by the exons ATGTTTGTCACTGTCCTGTTTGGAG ACGGCAGGATGGAAATGTTAAACCTAAACTGTAAACTGGTCAACTTCATTCATCACCTGAAGGAAAAGTGTGGTCTGGACTTCAAAG AGCGCGTGGAGCTGATGGACAGCGGGGGCCGCGTGATGAACCTGGAGCCGCTGCAGCACAGCGGGGCCCCGGCCAGCAGCGTGCTGGCAGCCAGGCGGCTCTACGTCCTCCTGCGGGTCTGCC AAGGAAGTGAAGAATTGGGGGGTTGCAGATATGTCTCTCTCCTGAACAACACCAAGAGCCACCCTGAGTTTACAG aactGCTGAAGAAACTATCAAATCCCAACaaggagacagagagaaaggTCAGAAGAGCGCGGACACAAAGGAGTAAAAACATCTCAACTGTCAGGAATAAGAAATCTTGA